From the genome of Miscanthus floridulus cultivar M001 chromosome 10, ASM1932011v1, whole genome shotgun sequence, one region includes:
- the LOC136485538 gene encoding uncharacterized protein — protein sequence MNLHQDMDREQMRMAILKQEQIFRQQVHELHRLYHVQKQLMQQAQRTALASHGPVVVDVKPRPQLDIWCSEKATTNPQQHIVSFTSFNKATTPSPASALAEECNLELTLATGPSRSSNNSSCDVERRQQKRFKASSNCDSGSTAVLSTSTDSEMAQFREADEAKPVRFHGEVCRRMDEMGQGPWMYQCLSLKMA from the exons ATGAACCTTCACCAGGACATGGACAGGGAGCAGATGAGGATGGCCATCCTGAAGCAAGAACAGATCTTCAGACAACAG gtACACGAGCTGCACCGGCTGTACCATGTCCAGAAGCAGCTGATGCAGCAGGCACAAAGGACGGCTCTGGCGAGCCATGGCCCGGTGGTCGTCGATGTCAAGCCGAGACCACAGCTGGACATCTGGTGTAGTGAGAAGGCGACAACAAATCCTCAGCAGCATATTGTCAGCTTCACCAGCTTCAACAAGGCCACAACACCTTCACCTGCGTCTGCACTGGCCGAGGAATGCAACCTTGAGCTGACACTGGCAACGGGACCGAGTAGAAGCAGCAACAACAGCAGCTGTGACGTCGAGAGGCGACAGCAGAAGCGGTTCAAGGCATCGTCTAACTGCGACTCCGGTTCGACTGCGGTGTTATCCACGTCGACGGACTCCGAGATGGCTCAGTTCAGGGAGGCGGACGAGGCGAAGCCGGTGAGGTTTCATGGCGAGGTTTGCAGGAGGATGGACGAGATGGGGCAGGGTCCATGGATGTACCAGTGCCTGAGCCTCAAGATGGCGTGA